In a genomic window of Infirmifilum sp. NZ:
- a CDS encoding ATP-binding cassette domain-containing protein, which produces MATLTVDSITASVDSSEVVRGVSLTIRGGEKALLFGPNGAGKTTLLCAVAGLPHVRVTGGRVILDGEDVTPLPAYERARRGIVLAYQIPPELTGVSVSRLADLISRRAGTQEFVQQLVEILEIGYLLGRDAFRGFSGGERKRVEVFLTALMRPRFALLDEPDSGVDVDSVKLIAHAIDFLVEEFNSGVLVVTHTRLLAEQLGGQATGYVLSDGRLTCTGRALEILKRLEERGFDGACSD; this is translated from the coding sequence ATGGCGACTCTAACCGTTGACAGCATTACCGCATCCGTGGACTCGAGTGAGGTAGTGAGGGGCGTGAGCCTGACTATTCGAGGCGGCGAGAAAGCCCTACTTTTCGGCCCTAACGGGGCCGGGAAAACCACCCTGCTATGCGCGGTAGCCGGGCTCCCCCACGTGCGGGTGACCGGCGGCAGGGTGATCCTGGACGGGGAGGACGTGACGCCGCTCCCGGCCTACGAGAGGGCGCGCAGGGGTATTGTGCTAGCGTACCAAATCCCACCCGAGCTGACCGGTGTGAGCGTCTCCAGGCTCGCCGACCTTATTTCCAGGAGGGCTGGTACACAGGAGTTCGTGCAGCAGCTGGTGGAGATCCTGGAGATCGGGTACCTTCTCGGCAGGGACGCCTTCAGGGGGTTCAGCGGCGGTGAGCGGAAGCGGGTCGAGGTCTTCCTAACCGCCCTCATGCGGCCCCGGTTTGCCCTGCTCGACGAGCCTGACAGCGGGGTGGACGTCGACAGCGTAAAGCTGATAGCTCACGCCATCGACTTCCTCGTCGAGGAGTTCAACTCCGGCGTGCTGGTCGTCACGCACACCCGGCTGCTGGCGGAGCAGCTCGGGGGTCAGGCTACAGGCTACGTGCTGAGCGACGGCAGGTTGACCTGCACCGGGAGGGCGCTCGAAATACTCAAGAGGCTTGAGGAGAGGGGGTTCGATGGAGCGTGCTCTGATTGA
- a CDS encoding SufD family Fe-S cluster assembly protein yields the protein MERALIEDIVKALSKPSPHGPDLDLAAYKVAKPELGEGGGALVEESIQRKVGVRPEQLSYLQVGETVLARVMSERFRSIGVVVEPLTRALKENKLASSLSWRLVDPATDKYTAHTYLYGGEAGYFVYVPPGVKAPWPVYTCLSLFTGGEEVQHAHNIVYVDEGAEVVVTTGCLVPHGSRGGLHIGISEFYVARGAKLVYTMLHSWGEGTHVRPRTVVRVEEGGQYISYYAVYSPVASIQTEPKVYLARGAHAKMISVVSGTGSGIYDVGGVAVLEGEGASAELVSRVLASRGARVYSRGMIEARSGKTKGHIECLGILMDNESSIEAVPVLSSRAQEVELTHEAAIGMIAGEKIEYLMSKGFSEDEARSLLLRGFLTAEASGIPDAVKAEIDRVVDYIVRHALG from the coding sequence ATGGAGCGTGCTCTGATTGAGGACATCGTGAAGGCTCTGAGCAAGCCTTCCCCGCACGGCCCAGACCTGGACCTCGCAGCCTACAAGGTCGCGAAGCCGGAGCTAGGTGAAGGCGGGGGCGCGCTGGTGGAGGAGTCCATCCAGAGGAAGGTGGGAGTGCGGCCCGAGCAGCTGAGCTACCTCCAGGTTGGGGAGACGGTCCTGGCCAGGGTCATGTCCGAGAGGTTCAGGTCGATCGGCGTAGTGGTTGAGCCGCTCACCAGGGCGCTTAAGGAAAACAAGCTAGCTTCCAGCCTCTCCTGGAGGCTCGTGGATCCAGCCACGGACAAGTACACTGCGCACACCTACCTCTACGGAGGAGAAGCCGGGTACTTCGTCTACGTACCGCCGGGGGTCAAGGCTCCCTGGCCCGTGTACACCTGCCTGAGCCTGTTCACCGGCGGGGAGGAGGTTCAGCACGCCCACAACATCGTCTACGTCGATGAGGGCGCTGAGGTCGTCGTGACAACCGGGTGCCTGGTCCCGCACGGGAGCAGAGGGGGATTGCACATCGGGATCTCTGAGTTCTACGTAGCTAGGGGGGCTAAGCTGGTTTACACGATGCTGCACAGCTGGGGAGAGGGGACGCACGTGAGGCCCCGGACTGTCGTCAGGGTGGAAGAGGGGGGCCAGTACATCAGCTACTACGCTGTGTACAGCCCTGTTGCCTCCATACAGACTGAGCCTAAAGTCTACCTCGCTCGAGGGGCTCACGCTAAAATGATATCGGTTGTGTCGGGCACGGGAAGCGGCATCTACGACGTAGGGGGCGTGGCGGTACTTGAGGGCGAGGGCGCTAGCGCTGAGCTTGTTTCAAGGGTGCTTGCGAGCAGGGGGGCTAGGGTGTACTCCAGGGGGATGATCGAAGCCAGGTCGGGGAAGACGAAGGGCCACATTGAGTGCCTGGGTATCCTGATGGACAACGAGTCAAGCATAGAGGCGGTGCCTGTGCTCTCCTCCCGCGCGCAGGAGGTTGAGCTGACCCACGAGGCGGCCATAGGGATGATCGCCGGCGAGAAGATCGAGTACCTGATGTCCAAGGGGTTCAGCGAGGATGAGGCGCGGTCACTTTTACTCCGAGGCTTCCTGACTGCTGAGGCGTCCGGGATACCCGACGCTGTGAAGGCGGAGATAGACCGCGTCGTCGACTACATCGTCCGCCACGCTTTAGGATAA
- a CDS encoding MFS transporter, whose amino-acid sequence MSAQRLLVAASFTFMLGVGSAVSTLPIVLRQISSNELEVSLAVTVWGLAYLVSNIPAGVLADRLGAGRVAPLAFLSNVAVGLALFTSTSVAGFAVARAAEGVLEAMVWTSVLGLAAKSEGRLLGISGVFAAIALGFSLGPIAASQIALISARLPFLAYSLCALISFILTLPLRSERQARVEKPVIRAPASLQILPPLIVSLTVGLTESLIIVYSPVIAEIAGLGDSRLIVSGYYLLGLLGQVAIRLNPRAVTREYYVPASFLLAALALAFTPLKFTALGVLLLGFVNAQAASRSQAKVAELMQGVESTGAGLANLAWALGYFAGSPLYSSALATSLDPLMGIALFLAASLVLQITLGFTARSRASRARTSLG is encoded by the coding sequence ATGAGTGCTCAGAGGCTTCTCGTTGCCGCTTCATTCACGTTCATGCTGGGCGTCGGCTCGGCGGTCTCCACTCTCCCAATCGTTCTCAGGCAGATCAGCTCCAATGAGCTTGAGGTCAGCCTCGCGGTTACCGTGTGGGGGCTAGCGTACCTTGTCTCCAACATACCTGCAGGCGTGCTCGCGGACAGGCTGGGCGCTGGCAGGGTAGCCCCCTTAGCCTTTCTCTCCAACGTGGCTGTAGGCTTGGCGTTGTTCACTTCCACATCAGTAGCTGGCTTCGCCGTTGCCAGGGCTGCTGAAGGCGTGCTGGAAGCCATGGTGTGGACCAGTGTCCTCGGCCTCGCGGCTAAAAGCGAGGGCCGGCTACTCGGGATAAGCGGCGTCTTCGCGGCCATCGCGCTGGGTTTCTCGCTGGGGCCCATTGCGGCGAGCCAGATAGCGCTGATCTCAGCCAGGTTGCCTTTCCTGGCTTACTCCCTGTGCGCCCTCATATCCTTCATTCTAACCCTCCCGCTGAGATCCGAGCGTCAAGCTAGGGTTGAAAAGCCGGTTATCCGCGCGCCAGCGTCGTTGCAAATCCTACCTCCGCTCATAGTCTCCCTGACGGTGGGGCTAACCGAGAGCCTCATCATCGTGTACTCGCCTGTCATCGCTGAGATAGCAGGCCTAGGTGACTCTAGGTTAATAGTGTCAGGCTACTACCTCTTAGGACTTTTAGGGCAGGTTGCCATCAGGCTGAACCCCCGCGCAGTAACGCGGGAGTACTACGTGCCAGCCTCATTCCTCCTAGCCGCGCTGGCGCTAGCCTTCACCCCGCTGAAGTTTACAGCTCTAGGCGTGCTGCTCCTAGGCTTCGTCAACGCCCAGGCGGCGAGCAGGTCGCAGGCTAAGGTCGCGGAGCTCATGCAGGGGGTGGAGTCCACGGGAGCAGGGCTGGCAAACCTTGCCTGGGCTCTCGGCTACTTCGCCGGCTCTCCTCTTTACAGCTCTGCCTTGGCAACGTCGCTAGACCCTCTCATGGGGATTGCTCTGTTCCTTGCGGCATCGCTGGTGCTTCAGATCACACTCGGATTCACAGCCAGATCACGGGCTTCCCGGGCACGTACGAGCCTCGGATAG
- a CDS encoding ABC transporter permease codes for MSKTSLLYIALKFVERDMLFKKLIAALTILAIASGVATFISLRILSVGSRTAAQSIVEQVLPGEVVVYGQGLYDVSENVLDDFKKLPGVKDVTPAILVTGYIGRNAVFVLGVRPEDLKNVVSRFDAGTGFSSLSGPYAIADIGLAKRLNLTVGDKVTVRPPYGGFFKQYEVIGIAEVTMKIEEIGAAGGYIILPLREAQNLLGRPGYVSMAVVKVEDGVDPATVKNLISMVYPGSRVMLREEVIGIVFKVISLIEGLLLSTTLVGLAVAVFGTTSTITSTVREHQREIAIMRTQGASRASVAAIFMLEALIYGISGGLIGLAFGVAGARVGIEIVSSYGFLDPPLILEVPTLVLGVALATALSVLASIYPVWRATSIRPVEVLKSE; via the coding sequence GTGTCTAAGACCAGCCTGCTCTACATAGCCCTAAAGTTCGTAGAGAGAGACATGTTGTTCAAGAAGCTCATAGCCGCCTTGACCATACTGGCTATCGCGAGCGGCGTTGCTACGTTCATATCGCTCAGGATCCTCAGCGTCGGCAGCCGCACCGCGGCGCAGAGTATAGTAGAGCAAGTGCTTCCGGGTGAGGTCGTCGTCTACGGGCAGGGCCTCTACGACGTCTCCGAGAACGTTCTAGACGACTTCAAGAAGCTCCCGGGAGTTAAGGACGTGACGCCGGCGATCCTCGTTACAGGCTACATTGGAAGAAACGCTGTGTTCGTTCTAGGAGTCAGGCCGGAGGACCTAAAGAACGTAGTTTCACGCTTCGACGCGGGGACAGGTTTCAGCAGTCTATCGGGACCGTATGCCATCGCCGACATCGGCCTGGCGAAAAGGCTGAACCTGACCGTAGGGGACAAGGTTACCGTTAGGCCTCCGTACGGTGGCTTCTTCAAGCAGTACGAGGTCATCGGCATAGCGGAAGTCACGATGAAGATCGAGGAGATAGGCGCGGCAGGAGGCTACATCATCCTTCCGCTGCGCGAGGCTCAAAACCTACTCGGAAGGCCGGGCTACGTCAGCATGGCCGTCGTGAAGGTTGAAGACGGCGTGGATCCCGCTACCGTGAAGAACCTCATATCTATGGTCTACCCGGGCTCGAGGGTCATGCTAAGGGAGGAGGTCATAGGCATTGTCTTCAAGGTTATATCTCTCATAGAGGGCCTCCTGCTATCCACGACTCTGGTCGGGTTAGCTGTGGCAGTCTTCGGCACCACGAGCACGATAACCTCCACTGTCCGCGAGCACCAGAGGGAAATCGCGATCATGCGCACTCAGGGGGCTAGCAGGGCGAGCGTCGCTGCAATATTCATGCTGGAGGCGCTGATCTACGGCATCTCAGGGGGCCTTATAGGCCTGGCGTTCGGCGTCGCTGGCGCGCGCGTCGGCATCGAAATCGTTTCCTCCTACGGCTTCCTTGACCCTCCCCTGATACTTGAGGTCCCCACGCTCGTCCTTGGCGTGGCTCTCGCTACAGCGCTGAGCGTCCTAGCCTCAATCTACCCCGTCTGGCGAGCCACCTCGATAAGGCCTGTAGAGGTGTTGAAGAGTGAGTGA
- a CDS encoding radical SAM protein produces the protein MRRARLQEKLDEGVVECGVCERRCKVKPWRTGICGNYLNVGGELYHLGYGRLSAVESRPIEIKPLFHYWPNSTALTFSNWGCNFYCPWCQNHHISFRKPDERDEVTPPEKLLELAGVRGDEGFSASFNEPSTNFDYVADLAELAVKRGFYFMMVTNGYLTLSALKLLIELGVDGWSVDLKGCPGMSVLRGVDHEKVLRNARYILDSGGHVEMVYLVVTGANDSEECIDWVLRRHLDVLGPSVPLHINRYFPAHAWHKPPTPIDKLMGAKRKSESLGLEFVYVGNLHEPELESTYCPRCRRLLVRRENYRVTYFKLDVESGKYRCPYCGYEIPIRGSYVPGKPVIWL, from the coding sequence ATGAGGCGGGCGAGGCTACAGGAGAAGCTTGATGAGGGTGTTGTAGAGTGCGGTGTGTGTGAGAGAAGGTGCAAGGTTAAACCGTGGCGTACGGGAATATGCGGCAACTACCTGAACGTCGGCGGGGAGCTGTACCACCTTGGCTACGGCAGGTTGAGCGCCGTCGAGAGCAGGCCTATCGAGATAAAGCCTCTATTCCACTACTGGCCGAACAGCACCGCGCTGACGTTCTCAAACTGGGGCTGCAACTTCTACTGCCCGTGGTGCCAGAACCACCACATCAGCTTCAGGAAGCCGGACGAGCGCGACGAGGTTACGCCTCCCGAGAAGCTTCTCGAGTTGGCCGGCGTTAGGGGGGATGAGGGTTTCTCGGCTAGTTTCAACGAGCCTTCAACCAACTTCGACTACGTGGCGGACCTAGCGGAGCTGGCCGTGAAGCGGGGCTTCTACTTCATGATGGTGACGAACGGCTACCTTACCCTCTCGGCGCTCAAGCTGCTGATTGAGCTCGGGGTGGACGGGTGGAGCGTGGACCTGAAGGGGTGTCCCGGTATGAGCGTGCTCAGGGGTGTTGACCACGAGAAGGTCTTGAGGAACGCTCGCTACATCCTCGACAGCGGGGGGCACGTGGAGATGGTCTACCTCGTCGTGACCGGTGCGAACGACAGCGAGGAATGCATCGACTGGGTTCTCAGAAGGCACCTCGACGTGCTCGGGCCCAGCGTCCCGTTGCACATAAACAGGTATTTCCCCGCGCACGCCTGGCACAAGCCCCCTACGCCTATCGACAAGCTGATGGGCGCGAAGAGGAAATCTGAAAGCCTTGGGCTGGAGTTCGTGTACGTCGGCAACCTACACGAGCCCGAGCTCGAGTCAACATACTGCCCGAGGTGCCGGAGGCTTCTCGTGAGGCGCGAGAACTACAGGGTTACCTACTTCAAGCTGGACGTGGAGAGCGGGAAGTACAGGTGCCCGTACTGCGGCTACGAAATACCTATCCGAGGCTCGTACGTGCCCGGGAAGCCCGTGATCTGGCTGTGA